The proteins below are encoded in one region of Thermothelomyces thermophilus ATCC 42464 chromosome 1, complete sequence:
- a CDS encoding globin-like-protein, producing the protein MSTTKTRPMQHIDRKSLYTDLESRIRYLHSFLDFGASDIEALRSGSRYIQALTPAVVNIVYRKLLQYDITARAFQTRSTAFEGPMDSDPDETSPQILHRKSFLRAYLKKLCSDPTQMEFWEYLDKVGMMHTGLGRSRPLHIEYVHIGATLAVIQDVLSEAILSHPRLPLARRIAIVKALGKVVWIQNDLFARWYVTDGEEFTDGVDYASRLAEKEGYLHGKRVLTPDQEEDAAAAAAAAAVAAAEGEEQDGAKEEAEKEKSPGQQGQGQRGEEAKAGVCPFAGMVSGMEGLKLQNGVQDGQAGVDGAVPKTVGVGFNEEEEGTRTC; encoded by the exons ATGTCGACAACAAAAACACGGCCAATGCAGCACATTGACCGCAAGTCGCTCTATACGGACCTCGAGTCTCGAATCCGCTACCTGCACTCATTCCTCGACTTTGGAGCCA GTGATATCGAAGCCCTCCGGTCAGGCTCTAGATACATTCAAGCCCTCACTCCAGCCGTAGTCAACATTGTCTACCGCAAGCTGCTGCAGTATGACATCACGGCTCGTGCGTTTCAGACCCGGAGCACCGCGTTTGAAGGGCCCATGGACTCGGACCCGGATGAGACGAGCCCGCAGATCCTGCACCGCAAGTCCTTTCTGCGCGCTTACCTCAAGAAGCTCTGCTCTGATCCGACGCAGATGGAGTTCTGGGAATATCTCGACAAAGTTGG CATGATGCACACGGGACTGGGCCGCTCCCGGCCGCTGCACATCGAGTACGTCCACATCGGCGCCACCCTGGCCGTGATCCAGGACGTCCTGAGTGAAGCCATCCTCTCACATCCGCGGCTGCCCCTGGCCCGCCGGATCGCCATCGTCAAGGCGCTCGGCAAGGTCGTGTGGATCCAGAACGACCTCTTCGCCCGCTGGTACGTCACCGACGGCGAGGAGTTCACCGACGGCGTCGACTACGCCTCCCGCCTGGCCGAGAAGGAGGGGTATCTCCACGGCAAGAGGGTGCTCACGCCCGACCAGGAGGAggacgccgcggcggcggcggcggcggcggcggtagcagcagcagaagggGAGGAGCAAGACGGGGCGAAGGAGGAGGctgagaaggagaagagccCCGGGCAGCAGGGGCAGGGCCAACGCGGGGAAGAGGCGAAGGCCGGAGTGTGCCCTTTTGCAGGAATGGTGTCGGGGATGGAAGGATTGAAACTGCAGAACGGGGTGCAGGACGGCCAGGCGGGAGTTGACGGAGCGGTGCCGAAGACGGTTGGAGTGGGGTTCaatgaagaggaggaggggacAAGGACGTGTTGA
- a CDS encoding glutamine synthetase (Glutamine synthetase) has translation MSTSPTFISQTGTLQKYFSLDQKGKIIAEYIWIDSEGNTRSKSRTLDEKEDGYKPEELPIWNFDGSSTGQAPGDNSDVYLRPVAVFPDPLRRGKDILVLAECWDADGTPNKYNNRHETAKLMEAHAAHKPWFGLEQEYTLLDLNDRPYGWPPNGFPAPQGPYYCGVGAGKVVQRDIVEAHYRACLYAGIKISGTNAEWEFQVGPCEGIEMGDQLWVARFLLHRIAEDFGVKVSVHPKPILGDWNGAGLHTNFSTKEMREEGGMKHIEAAIAKLGTRHNEHIAVYGADNDKRLTGRHETGAIDQFTYGVANRGSSIRIPREVAAKGFGYFEDRRPASNADPYQITGIIMETIFGPV, from the exons ATG TCGACATCCCCGACCTTCATCTCCCAAACTGGGACT CTTCAGAAATACTTCTCCCTCGATCAGAAGGGCAAGATCATTGCCGAGTACATTTG GATTGACTCGGAAGGCAACACTCGGTCCAAGTCGAGG ACCCTCGACGAGAAGGAGGACGGGTATAAGCCCGAAGAACTGCCGATCTGGAACTTCGACGGCTCGTCGACGGGCCAGGCTCCTGGTGACAACTCGGACGTCTACCTGCGACCCGTTGCTGTTTTCCCGGACCCGCTGCGCCGTGGCAAGGACATCCTGGTGTTGGCCGAGTGCTGGGACGCCGATGGAACGCCCAACAAGTACAACAACCGCCACGAGACGGCCAAGCTGATGGAGGCCCACGCCGCCCACAAGCCGTGGTTCGGCCTCGAGCAGGAGTACACCCTCCTGGACCTGAACGACCGGCCGTATGGCTGGCCTCCAAACGGCTTCCCCGCGCCTCAGGGCCCCTACTACTGCGGTGTGGGCGCCGGCAAGGTCGTGCAGCGCGATATTGTCGAGGCGCACTACCGCGCGTGCCTGTATGCGGGCATTAAGATTTCGGGAACCAATGCTGAG TGGGAGTTCCAGGTTGGGCCGTGCGAGGGCATCGAGA TGGGCGACCAGCTCTGGGTGGCTCGCTTCCTCCTGCACCGCATCGCCGAGGACTTTGGCGTCAAAGTGTCGGTCCACCCCAAGCCCATCTTGGGCGACTGGAACGGCGCCGGCCTGCACACCAACTTCTCGACAAAGGAGATGCGCGAGGAGGGCGGCATGAAGCACATCGAGGCGGCCATTGCCAAGCTCGGCACCCGCCACAACGAGCACATTGCCGTCTACGGCGCCGACAACGACAAGCGGTTGACAGGCCGCCACGAGACGGGCGCCATCGACCAGTTCACCTACGGCGTCGCCAACCGCGGCTCCTCCATCCGCATCCCGCGTGAGGTCGCCGCTAAGGGCTTCGGCTACTTTGAGGACCGCCGGCCGGCGTCGAATGCCGACCCGTATCAGATCACGGGTATCATCATGGAGAC TATCTTTGGGCCTGTCTAA
- a CDS encoding glycoside hydrolase family 71 protein (CAZy_ID 268007), with the protein MAASLAFLQIRAAREVFAHVIVGNVPEFTLADWEEDMRLAQEAKIDGFALNIAAEDPSIEASLELAFEAAGERDGFSLFFSFDYLAQGPWPAERVTELVKKYGASESYFKPDGRRPFVSTFEGPSNADDWRNIKAAVDVFFVPDWSSIPAKEAVAAAGGVADGLFSFDAWPDGAANMTTEGDDAFRAALGDDKAYMMPVAPWFYTNLPGFGGKNWLWRGDGLWDARWRQVAEVRPDFVEILTWNDFGESHYVGPVRDKELGLFESADAPLNYARGMTHDGWRRFLPFYIDVYKTGKVPDRVGEEGVMAYYRTAPALACPAGGTTGNNKAQGQAELPPEELVENSVFYAALLDSDDGVAVEVSIGGKKLPGRFGTVPAAGPGTPGVYTGSAPFGGNTGEVVVTVSRDGKTIATVEGGKDISNECENNVQNWNAVAV; encoded by the exons ATGGCCGCCTCTTTGGCATTCCTGCAGATCCGGGCGGCTAGGGAGGTCTTTGCTCACGTAATT GTGGGCAACGTGCCCGAGTTCACGCTGGCCGACTGGGAGGAGGACATGCGGCTGGCGCAGGAGGCCAAGATCGACGGGTTCGCGCTCAACATTGCGGCCGAAGACCCGTCCATCGAGGCGTCGCTGGAGCTGGCGTTCGAGGCGGCCGGCGAGCGCGACGGCTTCTCGCTCTTCTTCTCGTTCGACTACCTGGCGCAGGGCCCGTGGCCGGCCGAGCGCGTGACGGAGCTGGTGAAAAAGTACGGCGCGAGCGAGTCCTACTTCAAGCCGGACGGCCGGCGCCCGTTCGTGTCCACTTTTGAGGGCCCCTCGAACGCGGACGACTGGCGGAACATCAAGGCGGCGGTCGACGTCTTCTTCGTGCCGGATTGGTCCTCCATTCCGGCAAAGGAGGCggtcgcggcggcggggggcgTGGCGGACGGGCTGTTCAGCTTCGACGCTTGGCCCGATGGGGCGGCCAACATGACGACCGAGGGCGACGATGCATTCCGGGCGGCGCTCGGCGACGACAAGGCGTACATGATGCCGGTGGCGCCCTGGTTCTACACCAACCTGCCCGGGTTTGGGGGCAAGAACTGGCTGTGGCGCGGTGACGGCCTGTGGGACGCGCGGTGGCGGCAGGTGGCCGAGGTGCGGCCAGATTTCGTCGAGATCCTGACGTGGAACGACTTTGGCGAGTCACACTACGTCGGCCCCGTGCGCGACAAGGAGCTGGGCCTGTTTGAGAGCGCCGACGCGCCCCTCAATTACGCCCGCGGCATGACCCACGACGGCTGGCGCCGGTTCCTGCCCTTCTACATCGACGTCTACAAGACGGGCAAGGTGCCCGACCGGGTCGGCGAGGAAGGGGTTATGGCCTACTACCGCACCGCACCGGCGCTGGCCTGCCCCGCCGGCGGCACGACGGGCAACAACAAGGCGCAGGGCCAGGCCGAGCTGCCGCCGGAGGAGCTGGTCGAGAACAGCGTCTTCTACGCGGCCCTGCTCGACTCGGACGACGGCGTCGCGGTCGAGGTGTCCATCGGCGGCAAGAAGCTGCCCGGGCGGTTCGGCACCGTGCCCGCCGCCGGGCCGGGGACGCCGGGCGTGTACACGGGCAGCGCGCCGTTCGGCGGCAACACGGGCGAGGTCGTCGTCACGGTGTCGAGGGACGGTAAGACGATCGCCACGGTCGAGGGCGGCAAGGACATCTCCAACGAGTGCGAGAACAATGTGCAGAACTGGAACGCTGTCGCTGTGTAG